A single window of bacterium DNA harbors:
- the murG gene encoding undecaprenyldiphospho-muramoylpentapeptide beta-N-acetylglucosaminyltransferase, which yields MNRTGKRKPAYLFAGGGTGGHLYPAIAIASELRKLNPQAEIHFAGTARGVESRIVPELGYPLHRIPIRGFARRRFWINLALPFLLIWSLVQSVRVVRRVQPRVVVGTGGYVSGPILLAAHLLGRPTLIQEQNSFPGVTTRLLARWVDQVHLGFVEARPYFAGRKNVYATGNPVRDFQVSVTPAEARRHFGLNPDRPTLLVFGGSQGARVINQAVIGMLSRLLSESEMQLIWSSGKWNQEAVRQALVGCEDRVWMTDFITEMPLAYRAADVVMSRAGALTLAEIAVCGLPSILIPFAAAAGNHQEANALALAQRGAAVVILERDLEHHDLATEIIALFADPERREQMGHIAREAAYASASADLARAVLNLDSKKGGAA from the coding sequence ATGAACCGCACCGGAAAGCGGAAACCGGCCTACCTGTTCGCCGGCGGCGGGACGGGCGGCCATCTTTACCCGGCCATCGCCATCGCGTCGGAACTGCGCAAGCTGAATCCGCAGGCGGAGATCCATTTTGCGGGCACTGCGCGCGGTGTCGAATCGCGCATCGTACCGGAACTGGGATACCCACTGCACCGCATCCCCATCCGCGGCTTTGCCCGGCGTCGCTTCTGGATCAATCTGGCACTGCCTTTTTTGCTGATCTGGAGCCTGGTGCAGAGCGTCAGGGTGGTGCGGCGGGTGCAGCCCCGGGTGGTCGTCGGTACCGGCGGCTATGTCAGCGGCCCCATCCTGCTGGCGGCCCATCTGCTCGGGCGTCCGACGCTGATTCAGGAGCAGAACAGCTTTCCCGGCGTCACTACCCGGCTTCTGGCGCGCTGGGTGGACCAGGTGCACCTCGGTTTTGTGGAGGCGCGGCCTTATTTTGCGGGACGGAAGAATGTCTATGCGACCGGAAATCCGGTGCGCGATTTTCAGGTGTCGGTTACGCCGGCAGAGGCACGGCGTCATTTCGGCTTGAATCCGGACCGTCCGACGCTGCTGGTCTTCGGAGGCAGCCAGGGGGCCCGGGTGATCAACCAAGCGGTTATCGGTATGTTGTCCCGTCTGCTCTCAGAGTCGGAGATGCAGCTCATCTGGAGCAGCGGAAAATGGAATCAGGAAGCGGTACGGCAGGCACTTGTCGGGTGTGAGGATCGTGTGTGGATGACAGATTTCATCACCGAAATGCCCCTGGCCTACAGGGCGGCGGATGTGGTGATGAGCAGGGCAGGGGCGCTGACGTTGGCTGAGATCGCGGTGTGTGGACTGCCGTCCATCCTGATTCCATTTGCCGCTGCAGCCGGAAATCATCAGGAGGCCAACGCGCTTGCCCTGGCGCAACGCGGCGCGGCCGTGGTTATCCTGGAGCGCGATCTTGAGCACCATGATCTGGCGACAGAGATCATCGCCCTGTTCGCCGACCCCGAACGGCGTGAACAGATGGGACATATCGCACGGGAGGCGGCGTACGCCTCCGCCAGCGCCGACCTCGCTCGCGCTGTTCTGAACCTGGACTCCAAGAAGGGGGGGGCTGCATGA